CGATTATAAATACAATATTATGTATTTTGAATGGATTACTGTCTTGGGACGATGGTTGATACGACAAATAGTAGGTTTTAGagattttttcattaagtttaaaattattttttgttctgtgataCAACTACATTCTGCTTGTGCATACGAGTCATACAACTACTTAGTATAACTTACTTAACAGCCTTAACAAACTAGCCTTCTCCAGGTATAATGTTAGCGATCAGAGTTCATCGGTTTATTTCTTTGCCCTTAGAGATGATATGTAAAGTATCCAAAGTTGTGCTATAAGTtaatttgcaaacagaaaacttgatttatttttttttctttctccccaatTCTAATTATTATGGGGACATCAAGACCTTCTGCTCTTTAGGCCATTTCTTAACTCCAGAGCTCTTTTGTGTTTGTCTGTGTACTCTGTGATGCTGGacttcagcaaaatgaaatgtggCTAAATCTTGTATCTGTTTCTCTATTTCAAGGGTACAGAATACTATCTTGTGAAATGGAAAGGATGGCCAGAATCTTCAAATACTTGGGAAcctcagaaaaatctgaaatgccCATTGCTTCTTCAGAACTTTCTTAGTGACAAGAATGAATATTTGTCTCGGATGAGAGAAGGCAAAGCACTGAAAGTGAGAAACCATGTTAAAGCTTTGAAACCTGCAGTTGCAGATTACATTGTAAAGAAGGCTAAGCAAAGAATAGCTctgcagagatggaaagaagaactcaacaggaaaaagaatcaTAAAGCAATGATTCTGGTAGAAAACACTGTGGATCTTGAAGGCCCTCCTTTAGACTTCTACTACATTAATGAGTATAAACCTGCTCCAggaataaatgtaataaatggAATAACGACTGGCTGTGAATGCACTGACTGTCCTGCTGAGAAGTGCTGTCCAAAGGAGGCTGGATTTATTTTGGCTTACAATAAACGAAAGAAGTTGAAAATCCAGCCTGGCTTGCCCATCTATGAATGCAATTCGTTTTGTAGGTGTGGGCCTGACTGCCCTAATAGGATAGTACAGAAAGGTACGCCGTATTCTCTTTGCATCTTCAGAACTAACAATGGCCGTGGTTGGGGAGTAAAAACCCtccagaaaattaaaaccaacagTTTTGTGATGGAGTATGTTGGAGAGGTACGTATTTATCTCAT
This sequence is a window from Balearica regulorum gibbericeps isolate bBalReg1 chromosome 1, bBalReg1.pri, whole genome shotgun sequence. Protein-coding genes within it:
- the SUV39H2 gene encoding histone-lysine N-methyltransferase SUV39H2 isoform X1, with translation MEGWRGAWYVPCLASLETLQELCRKENLSCKSIGITNRNLKSYEVEYLCDYKVDEGTEYYLVKWKGWPESSNTWEPQKNLKCPLLLQNFLSDKNEYLSRMREGKALKVRNHVKALKPAVADYIVKKAKQRIALQRWKEELNRKKNHKAMILVENTVDLEGPPLDFYYINEYKPAPGINVINGITTGCECTDCPAEKCCPKEAGFILAYNKRKKLKIQPGLPIYECNSFCRCGPDCPNRIVQKGTPYSLCIFRTNNGRGWGVKTLQKIKTNSFVMEYVGEVITSEEAERRGQLYDNQGNTYLFDLDYDSDEFTVDAARYGNVSHFVNHSCDPNLQVFNVFIDNLDLRLPRIALFSTRTIKAGEELTFDYQMKGSIDLTADSADGLSPSKKRIRTVCKCGAVCCRGYLN
- the SUV39H2 gene encoding histone-lysine N-methyltransferase SUV39H2 isoform X2, coding for MLLDYKYNIMYFEWITVLGRWLIRQIGTEYYLVKWKGWPESSNTWEPQKNLKCPLLLQNFLSDKNEYLSRMREGKALKVRNHVKALKPAVADYIVKKAKQRIALQRWKEELNRKKNHKAMILVENTVDLEGPPLDFYYINEYKPAPGINVINGITTGCECTDCPAEKCCPKEAGFILAYNKRKKLKIQPGLPIYECNSFCRCGPDCPNRIVQKGTPYSLCIFRTNNGRGWGVKTLQKIKTNSFVMEYVGEVITSEEAERRGQLYDNQGNTYLFDLDYDSDEFTVDAARYGNVSHFVNHSCDPNLQVFNVFIDNLDLRLPRIALFSTRTIKAGEELTFDYQMKGSIDLTADSADGLSPSKKRIRTVCKCGAVCCRGYLN